The genomic DNA ATACGACGACGCTGCCGAAAGACCTGACCGAGCTGGAGGACGTGAAGCGGGTCATGCTTAATTTGGCCGATCAGGTGGCAAGGCGCCTGCGCCGCCAGAAGCTGATGGCGCAAACGGTGCAAATCACGATCAGGACGCCGGATATGAAGACAATAACCCGGTCCCAGACATTAGGAAACGTGACGGAGCAGGCCGATGAAATATACAAGGAGGCCTGCGAGCTGTATCTTCGTCACTGGAGCCACGGCAAGCCGGTTCGGCTGCTCGGCATTACGCTGCAAAATTTGATTCCCAGGGAGAACTCGGCCCTGCAGCTAGATTTGTTTGATTACGAGCAGCAGCCGAAGAAAGAATCGCTGACCAGGACAATGGATTTGCTCCGGGACAAGTTTGGTGAAGATGCCATACTGACGGCTGGTATGCTCAGCGATGATCCTTCCGCGCTGATCCGGAATCATAAAATCCGCGGCACTTCGCTGCAAACGGATTTTCTCCGGGAAAATCGGGAGGAATGATAATAATTATCAATGGAAATTGGTAACAAATGATTTGAAATTGCTTTCTTTTTATATTATATTGGTCATGGTGGTAGCAATTCACCGCACTTGTACCGTTTATCAGGAGGCAGATAAAGATGGCGAAATATACTTGGGTAGAGAAAGATACTTGTATCGCTTGCGGCGCTTGCGGCGCTACGGCACCGGATATCTACGATTATGACGATGAGGGCTTGGCCGAAGTTATCTACAATAATGATGGTAACCGCGGTGTAACAGAAATTCCGGAAGACTTGCATGACGACCTTCAGGATGCGTCTGACGGATGCCCAACCGATTCCATCAAGATTGCAGATACTCCGTTCAATATGGAAGGTTAAACAGAACAGAAAGACCAGTCTACATCACGCTTTTGGAGAAGCATCCCGCCGCTTCCGGCACGGGATGCTTTTTGCTGTTCTTTTGCCCATCCCAATCCAGGTCATCCTGGCTGCGATATAGTTAGGTATTAGGTCATGAATTTGACAATTTCAAAAGAATGGTTTGAAACAAGCGCTCCGCAGCCGATATATTAAGTAAAGAAGTTGTTCATGCAATCCATACACAAGTTGATTCCAATGGAGGTTTACGATGAAAAATTCGGCTTACCTCAAAAAATACGTAGAGAACCACCCAAACAATAAAATGGCTTGGTATTTGCTTGGCAAAGAATATGAACAAAGCGGCCAGGAAGGCAAAGCCCATTATTGTTACATTCAGGCAGGAAGCGTGTACGAAGCGTTCGAGGCCAGCAAAATACCCGATGATTTATGGATGGGGTATGAGGCTGGCATCCTTCAGGAGTCGCGCAGGCAGGAGCAGCGCAGCCGTTTGCTTCGAAAGGCAGGCTTTATTTTGCTGCTTTTGCTGTTTCTGTGGCTTCCTTCCGCGCAGTCTCCCGGCAAAATAGCAGCAACAGTTCCGGAGATTCCTGCTCCCGGGCATGCGGATAGCGTTTCTGAGGAGGGCAAGCCAGGTCAGCTTATAACGGAAGCGGAACCATCGCCAGCCCTTGCGGAGCCGGTGAAGGATAGCCCGAAATTTACGGCGATCGGTTATGTTCCCGGAGGCAGGGGAGTAACGGGCGATATCGGCGGGCTGCTGCAGGGAAGCGCTACGGCTGGCGGCTATCAGGTCGTGCTGGGCATGGGCAAACAAGGAAAATGGCTGAACTGGTCTCATAAAATGCCGATCGTTTATGGCATCCAATCGCTTGGCCACGGCCAAACCAGCGTGCAGTCCTACGACCCGGCGGCGTGTTTCTGTAAGCCGCCCGAATCGAGACATCTGAAGGCGGAGGCGGGGGAGTGGATCAAACGGCAGGAATCCCTGGCCGTACTCTCTTCGGCTATGCTGCGATATAAGGAGAAAAACGGGAAATGGCCGGTCAGTCTGGACGAACTCACACAGCCGTTTCCGGACAACTGGCTGGCAGGAACCAATGATCATATGAAAGAAGCATTCGGGCCGCTGAAGCGGGAGTTCGCACAGCGGGAACAACAGGCAGGCGGCAGCGAGGCGGGTTCAGGCGAATCCCGCGGTACGAAGGGGAAGAAAGCCAATGATGGCGACCGGTTTTTTACCCAGCCGCTGGAGGTGATCGTCGATACGAGCAATTATCGTTTGGCAGTAGTAAGCGGCTCGGTCATACTCAGAAGCTACCGGGTTGGGTTGGGCGGCGATAAGACGCCGGAAGGGACGTTTCATATTTCTGACAAGGTCATAAATCCGAACGGCAAGTCGGACGGGGAGTTCGGCAGCAGAGGAATGCAGCTGTCCGATACGAATTATGCGATTCATGGCACGAACGAGCCGGACAGTATCGGCGTCGATGAATCGCTGGGCTGTGTCCGGATGGGGAAAAAGGACGTGGAGGAGCTGTTCGACCTTCTTCCGGTCGGAACGAAGGTGACGATAGGCAAGGGAGGACTGCCCGATCAGGACCTTACCCCGGCAGAGCGGTTCACGCTTGGGGACAGGCAGGATCAGAGCAATCCTCACCGGACGTATCGCTGGCTGCATTAGCCATTATTTGAATACGAGTGCTAGCGTGAACAGAATAATGAGTCCAGCAACGATAGAAATGGCCCAGATGAGCCCTTTTTTGTTGACTTCCTCTTTCTTTTGCTGGAGCGTCGGCGGTTTGCGTTTGGCAGCCATGACAACAATCATTCCCTTCTAAATTGTTCAAAGAGCTACATATTTATTGTAATAGCTTTCATTTTAAAATGCTATCACCTCCGGGAGACGAAATCGTTACGTTTGCAAGAAGGTTAAACTTTTCTTTTGAGCGAGAAAACGATAAACTAAAAAGCGAGGCATTGTATGGCATAAGTGATGAACGGAGTGAAGATAGACGTGTTGTATCGCAATATTGGCAAGCATTTATTCTTCCGATTGGATGCTGAGAAGGCTCACCATCTCATGATTGGAGGATTACATAAGGCAGCTAGAGTGCCGGGGTTCATACCTCTACTGCACGGAATGTACGGAGTTAAAGAGGTTCCGGAGCTGGCTGTCGATTTATTTGATATTCATTTTCCTACTCCGGTAGGGCTGGCAGCAGGGCTGGATAAAAATGCGGAAGCGGTAGAGGCGTTTTCGGCTGTCGGCTTCGGATTCATGGAGGTCGGTACGGTCACGCCGAAGGCCCAGCCGGGAAATGATCAGCCGAGGCTGTTTCGCCTTAAACCGCAGGAAGCGCTGATCAACCGCATGGGGTTCAACAACCAGGGCACCGCTTATATGGCCCGGCAGCTGGCGGCGCTGCGGAGCAGGCGGATTCCGGTCGCTGTCAATATCGGCAAGAACAAGGTCACTCCCAATGAAGAGGCCCATCTTGATTATGAGAAATGCATTGCGGAACTTTATCCGCATGCGGACTTCTTTGTCGTGAACATCAGTTCGCCGAATACGCCCGACCTGCGCAATTTGCAGCACGGCAGCGAGCTGGCGTCCCTGCTGGAGGCCGTGCAAAGCGAGATGGCGGAGCAGGCGGAGAAGCATGGCAAGAAGAAGCATGTTCTCGTGAAAATCGCCCCGGACGTCAGCATGACGGAGCTGGAATTCATGGTGCAGACGATCACGAATAGCGGCGTATCGGGAATTATAGCTACCAATACGACGATATCGCGTGAAGGCATTACGCATCAGCACGCGCAGGAGACCGGCGGTCTCAGCGGAAAGCCGCTGAAGGACAGATCAACGGAGGTTATTTCCCATGTCTATCGACTGACGGAAGGGAAGCTTCCGATCATCGGTTCCGGCGGAATTTTTAATGCTGAAGATGCCTATGAGAAAATTCGTGCCGGCGCCAGTCTGGTAGAAATATATACCGCTCTAATTTATGAAGGTCCCGAGCTGAATCGGGAAGTGCATCGCGGTTTGTTGGACCTGCTGCATCGCGACGGATTTAGCCACATTTCCGAAGCAGTAGGAGCAGATCATCGCTAACCGGGCCACAGAAGACAGGAGGCACAGTGGAATGGATAGTAGAGACTGGGGAGCATTTTTGCTGCCGTATGAGCAAACGGTGGAAGAGTTGAAGGTCAAGTTCAAAACGATGCGCTCCGAGCTCAAGAAGCTGGAGGAATATGCCCCGATTGAATTCGTTACCGGAAGAGTCAAGAAAATATCAAGCATTCTCGATAAAGCCAAGCGACTGAACGTGCCGATGGATCAGCTGGAGCAGGGGATCGAGGATATTGCCGGCATTCGAATCATGTGCCAGTTTGTTGAGGACATTCGCAGAGTAGCCGAGTATATCCGGGCCCGCAAGGATCTCAGAGTAATTTACGAGAAGGATTATATTACCAATTATAAGGAAAGCGGCTATCGCAGCTTCCATATGATTATCGAATATCCGGTTCAGACTGCCCTGGGACTCAAAAACGTGCTGGCCGAAATTCAGATTCGCACGCTAGCCATGAATTTCTGGGCCACGATCGAGCACTCCCTGAATTACAAATACCGGGAGAGCCTGCCCGATGAAATGCGCAGCAGGCTGAAGAAGGCCGCAGAGGCCGCTTTTGTCCTCGATAATGAGATGTCCAGCATTCGCGAGGAGATTCTGCTGGCACAAAAGAGCTTCGAGGACGAATCCAGCATCGTGAACCATTTGTTGACGGCGATTCATCAGCTCTATTTTTACCATATGGTATCAGAGGCCATCGAGGCTCAGCAGCGTTTCAACGAGCTGTGGGAGGCCCGGGATATGGAAGGGCTGAAGGAGATGCATACTGAAGTCACGCAAAAGATCAAAGCGGCCAAAAAAGCGTTGGAGTCCGGCGATGACAGCGTATGATCCTCTGTACGTAGCCTTCCTGATCTATTTTAATCGCGACCAGGATTACTTCGAATGCCATGAAGTCATGGAGGAGCTGTGGCTGAAGCAGGATAAGGACCCGTTATACAAGGGGCTGCTTCAGGTTGCGGTCGGTTTGTACCATTTTCGTAACGGGAATGTGACTGGCGGGAGGAAAATGATGGAGTCCGCTGCGCAGAGGCTCACCCCCTATCCGCCGGATTCCCTTGGCATCAATCTTGCCAAGCTGCTTGACGAGACCAGAGCATATGCTGCTCAGTTGGCGGAATATGAGCAATCCCCCTTTTCTTATTACGATTTGACCATCGAAATACAGGATGAGCACTTATCAGAGCTTGTGAAGCAGGCGTTATCGGCAGTAACCCCCAACATTCCGCAGCGCAGAGGGCCTCAGCGAGGCGCCAAGCATGACCTACGGATGCAGGGCAAGTCCAAATGAATAATAAAGCCCTTTCATGCGAAGTATGGTGGAAGGGCTTTTTGGTATGTGCGGAATGCGATTAATTCGGTTAAGGCTGGACGGGGATGGCGGATTGCTTTACAATCTGATGATACTGGTATGTTACAATAGATATATTCTTGGATAAGGATGGATGGTTCAATATATGGCAGTACATGTACCGATGGCTTTTCTGGAAAAGATGCAGCAGCTGCTGGGCAGCGATTACAGCGCTTATCTATCGTCTTATGACAATCCCCGTTACGCCGGTATCCGGGTTAATACGCTTAAAATAAGCGTTGAGTCGTTCTTGCGCCTCTCTCCGTTTGAACTGAAGCCCGTACCTTGGTGTCCCACCGGATTCTATGTTCAGGAAGGACAGAAGCCGGGAAAACACCCGTATTATCATGCGGGGCTGTATTATATCCAAGAGCCCAGCGCGATGGCGCCTGTGGAAATGCTTGATGTGTCACCTGGCCAGAGAGTGCTGGATTTATGTGCCGCGCCCGGAGGCAAAACGACGCAAATCGCGGCCAAGCTGCAAGGGGAAGGCGTACTTGTAGCCAACGACATTCACGCAGATCGGACGAAGGCACTGGCCAAAAACGTCGAACTGTACGGCGTCCGGAACGCCGTGGTGCTGAATGAGTCGCCGGAGCGTATCGCTGATGCCTTCCCGGCTTATTTCGATAAAATTCTGATCGATGCCCCCTGCTCTGGAGAAGGCATGTTCCGCAAGGACGAGGACATGGCGCGGCAGTGGGAGGTTCATTCAACCTCCAAGTGCACCGTAATGCAGAAGGACATCCTGAAATCCGCCGCGGCCATGCTGGCGTCGGGCGGCAGAATCGTGTATTCAACCTGTACATTTGCTCCTGAAGAGAATGAGGCAGTGATTGCCTGGTTCCTGGATCGGCACCCGGATTTTGAGCTTGTTCCGCTGCCGAAGGAACCCGGTTTCTCGCCAGGTCGTCCGGAGTGGCTGTACCGGTTGAATGCGGAAGGCGGTGATGCTGCCTTCTCCTCGGAATCCGCTAGCCTGACCGCACAGTGCGGCAGGCTGTGGCCGCACCAGGTTGAAGGCGAGGGGCATTTCCTGGCCGTGCTGCAGCACAAGGGCCCGGCAGTAAGCCGGGACAATGGGGCCGAGGGGCAGCTAGCGCGTGGCGGACAGATGTCCGTACGCGGCAGAGAGCCGCAACAGACAAGCCCCGGCAGCAAGCCGGGCAAAACGAACCGGAGGCCTGTGGGCCATTCTCATACGGGGAAGGCCTCCAAAGGGCGGGAGAGTGCTGGGAAAGTGCCCGGCGAACGGGAGCTTCTGGACTGCTGGAAGCAATTTGCAAGCGAGCATGTAACTGCGAAGCTCCCCGGGCAGCCGTTGTTGTTCGGCGGCCATGTCTACCAGTCCCCGCTGCCGAAGGAACGGCTTGCCGGACTGAAAACCGTTCGTCCCGGGTGGTATGCCGGCACCGTAAAGAATGGCCGGTTTGCCCCGGGGCATCCGCTTGCGACCGCCTTATCCGCAGGGGAAGCAAACCGGGTATTGAATTTATCCCAGGAGAACGGCGAAGCGGTCAGGTATCTTAAAGGGGAAACCCTGAATGTCCCGGCATCGAGAATCGAATGCCGGGGTATCCAGGGTTTCCCTAAAGGATACGTACTGGTTTGCGTTGACGGCGTATCGCTGGGCTGGGGGAAATGGATAGACGGGATGCTCAAGAACGAATATCCCGCAGGGTGGAGGTGGACATAGGAAACGTGGGCAAAGGCAAAAAAACGCAAAGGCTGGATAAAATACTCGGCCATCTTGGTTATGGATCGAGATCGGATATCAAAAAAATGGTGAAGCAGGGGAGAGTTATGCTGAATGGCACTGTTCCCAAGGATAGCGGGATTCAGGCCGATCCTTACGAGGATAGCATCTCCGTAGACGGAAAGGGCATTGATTACCGCGAGTTCATATATTTGATGCTGAACAAACCGCAAGACGTCATTTCCGCGACCGAGGATTACCGGGAGCGGACGGTGCTGGATTTGATTCCGGCGGAGCTGCGCGTGTTCTCTCCGTTTCCGGTGGGACGCCTGGATAAGGATACGGAAGGCTTTCTGCTGCTGACGAATGACGGGCAGCTGGCCCATGATCTGTTATCGCCGCGCAAGCATGTGCCCAAGACGTACGAGGCTCATGTGCTGGGCGAGATCGGGGAGCGGGAAATCGCGCTGTTCCGTGAAGGGGTTACTCTCGATGACGGCTACGTCACCTTGCCGGCTGAGCTGGAGGTGCTTGGGCACGAGCGCCTGGAAGAGGGCGTGATATCCCGTGTCCGGCTGACCATTTCCGAAGGCAAGTTCCATCAGGTAAAGCGGATGTTCATGGCCGCCGGATCAAAGGTTGTATATTTGAAGCGCATCAGCATGGGACCGCTCACGCTGGATGACTCCCTGGCGCTCGGTTCATACCGCGAGCTGACGGAGGCCGAGGTGGAGCTGCTTAAGACGTACAAGAAATAGTTATAGATAAACAAAGGAGACATGGAGATGAGATACAAACTGATCGCTTTGGACGTAGACGGTACATTGCTGAACGATGATCACGAGCTGACGCCAGGAACGGCGGAGACGATCAAGAAAATTGCGGATCAGGGCACGGAATTCGTGCTCTGCACCGGCCGTGCTCCGGGGAACTCTATACCGTTCATGAAGCAAATGGGTCTGAGTGGTTACGTCATTACGCATAACGGGGCGGCAACGGTCAACATTGAGACTTTGGAGATCGTCCATGAATTCGAAATCAGCCCGCTGCCCCTGGCTCCTTATTTGGACTATTGCCGGGATAACGGCGTTCACTTTGACGTGAACACGACATTCGCGCTCTATGTTCAGGGGGCGGCCAGCCTAAGCCAGGAGGCCCTGGATATGTACAAACAGTTCATGATGGTGCCTAAGGAGCTGCCGCGCTGGGCCGACCTGAGCGAGCCCATCGTGAAAGTGACTGTGTCCGGCCATAAGGACGAGTTGGATAAAGTGTACGCCGACTGGAGCAAATGGGATAACTCGGAATTTAATGTGCTGCGCAGCGGCGACTTCTTCATCGACATCACCCACAAGGATTCCTCCAAGGGCGCAGCCTTGCGGAAGCTGGCGGAGAAGCGGGGGATTCCTGCGGAGAACGTCATGGCCGTCGGCAATTACTACAACGACATATCGATGCTTACTTATGCCGGGCTCAGCATCGCGATGGACAACTCGCCGCTGGAGGTCAAGGCGGCCGCCCAAGCGGTTACTGCTTCGAACAACGAGGAAGGCGTGAAGCTGGCGCTTGAGAAATACTGCTTGGAAGAATCTGTGCGTTAATTTTATCAAAACAGCTGTCGGTTGACGCCGGTTACGAAAGAAGGGGCTGTCCCAAGTCATCAAAGATGACGGAGGGGCGCCCCTTTTTTCTTGCACGAAGTTGTCGCTCTCTAAATGCACACCAAACCACGGACGAAACCACGCACTAAACTAATCGCACACCAAGTCGGATCCAAGGACGCCATACACAAGCTGTGTCGTACACTAAATGGAATTCATGTATCTAATTATGCTCTAAACGAATGTTGCAGGAGAATAGATGGACTTCATGTACTTAAAATCAAGATTCCAGTCCATAATGGCTATCTCCCTTCTTTTAACGACATGAAATCCATTTAATTCTACCTTTCTTTCTTTGTTGAAAAATCTAACTACTATAAATCCATTTAAATTAGTTGACCTAATAAAGTGGGTGTAAGGTAAGTAGGTAAAGTGTTGCTGCGGGCGCTGTTGCTCCTGGATTTCTTGATGAAAGAGGTTCTAATGGGATGATATAGGTTCAGTCTGGACAAGGTGCATGCGGAGTTTGGGATAGCTGCATTAAAGTTGTTAATGTTGAAAAATTTGCTTAGAGTTGCATTAGAGATGCTTATTAAAGTTGAAAAAGTTGCTTAGAGTTGCCTAAAGTTGAAAAGGTTACTTAAAGTTGCATAAGAGTCGCTTAGGGTCGCTTTAGAGTTGCTTAAAGTACCATAGAGTCGCCTAGAGTTGCATTTCTGCCGGTCGTATTACAATGTTATTTCAGTCTTGTTATTTCAGTCTTATCACTTCAGTCGTATCACAGTGGTATTTCGGTGGTATTAGAATGGCATTAGCCCACAATTGCTAAGAATAGCAGGCAGTAGTAGGCACACGGTTTCTAATTTTTTTCATAAACAAATGTGTAAAAAAGCCGGACAGAAAGCATCGCGTTTTTCCATCCGGCTTATATTTGGGGGATTCCCTGGCTAGAAGGCCATTTTTACCATTCACTGATATATCGTCTGCCGGCTACACGGACAGCTGGCGCAGCCCTTTGGGCAGATGGTTCTTAAGCTGGCCGCCGCTTGCTTTGCCCCAGCCGAGGGGGAAGCCGCCGCCGCCGCCGCATTCCATCGTAACGAGACACCAGCCGCGGTAATCGGCGGGAACCGCCAAAGTATCTCCATGCAAATAAGCCGCCAGTTCAGGCGAGTCCGGCTTCAGCGTCCAGGTTAGAGCGGCATCCGCAGGGCGGATGGCCATAGCCAGCGCGTGGGCCGGCTGGAAGCGCCCTTTTTTATAGTCGCCCAGATGGAGGCCGGCACGGGGGATTTTCAGCCCGGCAAGGATGTCAGGGGTCAATTGCAGTTCTGTGCTGAACGGCAGCAAATACAATAATTCCCCAAATAAAATAGGGATTCCTTCTCCTGCGCGATCCCCAAGCCATCCTCCGAAGCCGGGAAGCTCGCTTTCCGCCCAGTCGGTGAAAGCCTCATAGGCGGCTGCTGTATTTTTTTCGCTGTTCTTCCCATTGCTGCGTTTTTTACCGTGCGGTTTGCTCTTGGGACGGGCTTTATCTGGTTCAGCGCGGAATGCTGGAGAGGAAGCCGCTAGCGCTCCCATCTTCTCGTCCCCCCCGCTCTTGCGCTGCAGCAAGGCGACGTAATGCCCTTCACCTTTGTGCCGATGCGGCCAAATCCGTTTCTCTGCCACCAGCGTCATATCGGGATAATGCGCCAGCAGCCGGGCGATGGTCTCCTCGTTCTCCTCCCGGTTGAAGGTGCAGGTCGAGTAGGCAAGCTGGCCTCCCGGCTTCAGCATCGCAACGGCATCCTGCAGAATGTCCCATTGCCTTGCCGCGCAAAACTCCACCGATTGCTCCGACCATTCGGCTATCGCATCCGGGTCCTTGCGGAACATGCCTTCGCCGGAGCACGGCGCATCGAGCATGATCCGGTCAAAGGCGAGCGGGAATCGTGAGGACAGCTCGCCCGGAGCAGCCTGCGTAACGACCGCGTTGCGCACGCCGAAGCGCTCGACGTTCTCCGCTAGTATTTTTGCGCGCTGGGGGTGGATCTCGTTGCTGATCAGCAGGCCTTTGCCGTTCATTTTCATCGCGATCTGCGTCGTTTTGCCTCCCGGCGCGGCGGCCAGATCCAGCACGGCCTCTCCGGGCTGAGGGTCCAGCAGCTCAACGGCAGACATGGCGGACGGTTCTTGAATATAATATAATCCCGCGGCATGGTAAGCATGTTTGCCCGGGCGTTTGTCTTCATCGTAATAAAAGCCTTCCTCGCACCAAGGGATGCCCTCCAGTCCGAAGCGCTGTATGATGTCGCGTTGTGCTGGTGATCCGGGCTTGATTTTCAGCGTGTTGATTCGCAGTCCGTACGTTCGCGGCATCGCATAGCTGTTAAGGAACGTTTGCCCTTCCTTCTCTCCGAGCATCGCAATCATGCGTTCACAGAAGGAATCCGGCAATGCTGTCATGGACATATGCTTCTGAAAACTCCTTTTTTCATAGTATAAAAATGTACATCGGAAATTTTACCATAACCGGATTTAATCTCAAAAGGGGAATGGATGTTCCTTCTTCGTTGTGTCATAATTGAAGAGGATTGATTTGTCTTTAGATACCGGAAACCTCAGATAAGTACGTCTATGGACGTTATTCTTATGCGTTATGATGAGGAACAAATACAGAGAATACAGCATGTAAAGGAGAACGAGTATGAAATTGCTGCAGGCTTTATTTTTCCCCCCAGAGCAGCCTGGGGGCGTATCTTCGATGATTCCCTACCTGCAAGACAAGTTCGAGCCTCCCGAGTGGGAAATGGAGTTGTTCTCCCTGCCGAAGCGGATCCGGGGCAAGGGCACGGATGAAATTAAGTTCCATACTTTTGACTGGCGCCAGTACGAGCACAGCGCAATCGTCCAGAAATATATGCAAACCTATCGCGATTATCTATGGTGGACCAAGCTGCGGCTGCAGCAGTCCTACGATTTGATTCATGCGCATCATCCGATCGCCGGGCTAGCCATGAAGGAGGTCTACCCGGACACGCCCGTCATCCAGAGCATTCACTCCAGTTACGAGCGGGAGCTGATTCTTAACAGAAAAA from Paenibacillus woosongensis includes the following:
- a CDS encoding RsmB/NOP family class I SAM-dependent RNA methyltransferase, which translates into the protein MAVHVPMAFLEKMQQLLGSDYSAYLSSYDNPRYAGIRVNTLKISVESFLRLSPFELKPVPWCPTGFYVQEGQKPGKHPYYHAGLYYIQEPSAMAPVEMLDVSPGQRVLDLCAAPGGKTTQIAAKLQGEGVLVANDIHADRTKALAKNVELYGVRNAVVLNESPERIADAFPAYFDKILIDAPCSGEGMFRKDEDMARQWEVHSTSKCTVMQKDILKSAAAMLASGGRIVYSTCTFAPEENEAVIAWFLDRHPDFELVPLPKEPGFSPGRPEWLYRLNAEGGDAAFSSESASLTAQCGRLWPHQVEGEGHFLAVLQHKGPAVSRDNGAEGQLARGGQMSVRGREPQQTSPGSKPGKTNRRPVGHSHTGKASKGRESAGKVPGERELLDCWKQFASEHVTAKLPGQPLLFGGHVYQSPLPKERLAGLKTVRPGWYAGTVKNGRFAPGHPLATALSAGEANRVLNLSQENGEAVRYLKGETLNVPASRIECRGIQGFPKGYVLVCVDGVSLGWGKWIDGMLKNEYPAGWRWT
- a CDS encoding GTP pyrophosphokinase, with translation MDSRDWGAFLLPYEQTVEELKVKFKTMRSELKKLEEYAPIEFVTGRVKKISSILDKAKRLNVPMDQLEQGIEDIAGIRIMCQFVEDIRRVAEYIRARKDLRVIYEKDYITNYKESGYRSFHMIIEYPVQTALGLKNVLAEIQIRTLAMNFWATIEHSLNYKYRESLPDEMRSRLKKAAEAAFVLDNEMSSIREEILLAQKSFEDESSIVNHLLTAIHQLYFYHMVSEAIEAQQRFNELWEARDMEGLKEMHTEVTQKIKAAKKALESGDDSV
- a CDS encoding L,D-transpeptidase family protein — encoded protein: MKNSAYLKKYVENHPNNKMAWYLLGKEYEQSGQEGKAHYCYIQAGSVYEAFEASKIPDDLWMGYEAGILQESRRQEQRSRLLRKAGFILLLLLFLWLPSAQSPGKIAATVPEIPAPGHADSVSEEGKPGQLITEAEPSPALAEPVKDSPKFTAIGYVPGGRGVTGDIGGLLQGSATAGGYQVVLGMGKQGKWLNWSHKMPIVYGIQSLGHGQTSVQSYDPAACFCKPPESRHLKAEAGEWIKRQESLAVLSSAMLRYKEKNGKWPVSLDELTQPFPDNWLAGTNDHMKEAFGPLKREFAQREQQAGGSEAGSGESRGTKGKKANDGDRFFTQPLEVIVDTSNYRLAVVSGSVILRSYRVGLGGDKTPEGTFHISDKVINPNGKSDGEFGSRGMQLSDTNYAIHGTNEPDSIGVDESLGCVRMGKKDVEELFDLLPVGTKVTIGKGGLPDQDLTPAERFTLGDRQDQSNPHRTYRWLH
- a CDS encoding DUF309 domain-containing protein is translated as MTAYDPLYVAFLIYFNRDQDYFECHEVMEELWLKQDKDPLYKGLLQVAVGLYHFRNGNVTGGRKMMESAAQRLTPYPPDSLGINLAKLLDETRAYAAQLAEYEQSPFSYYDLTIEIQDEHLSELVKQALSAVTPNIPQRRGPQRGAKHDLRMQGKSK
- a CDS encoding pseudouridine synthase, producing MGKGKKTQRLDKILGHLGYGSRSDIKKMVKQGRVMLNGTVPKDSGIQADPYEDSISVDGKGIDYREFIYLMLNKPQDVISATEDYRERTVLDLIPAELRVFSPFPVGRLDKDTEGFLLLTNDGQLAHDLLSPRKHVPKTYEAHVLGEIGEREIALFREGVTLDDGYVTLPAELEVLGHERLEEGVISRVRLTISEGKFHQVKRMFMAAGSKVVYLKRISMGPLTLDDSLALGSYRELTEAEVELLKTYKK
- a CDS encoding Cof-type HAD-IIB family hydrolase translates to MRYKLIALDVDGTLLNDDHELTPGTAETIKKIADQGTEFVLCTGRAPGNSIPFMKQMGLSGYVITHNGAATVNIETLEIVHEFEISPLPLAPYLDYCRDNGVHFDVNTTFALYVQGAASLSQEALDMYKQFMMVPKELPRWADLSEPIVKVTVSGHKDELDKVYADWSKWDNSEFNVLRSGDFFIDITHKDSSKGAALRKLAEKRGIPAENVMAVGNYYNDISMLTYAGLSIAMDNSPLEVKAAAQAVTASNNEEGVKLALEKYCLEESVR
- a CDS encoding quinone-dependent dihydroorotate dehydrogenase → MLYRNIGKHLFFRLDAEKAHHLMIGGLHKAARVPGFIPLLHGMYGVKEVPELAVDLFDIHFPTPVGLAAGLDKNAEAVEAFSAVGFGFMEVGTVTPKAQPGNDQPRLFRLKPQEALINRMGFNNQGTAYMARQLAALRSRRIPVAVNIGKNKVTPNEEAHLDYEKCIAELYPHADFFVVNISSPNTPDLRNLQHGSELASLLEAVQSEMAEQAEKHGKKKHVLVKIAPDVSMTELEFMVQTITNSGVSGIIATNTTISREGITHQHAQETGGLSGKPLKDRSTEVISHVYRLTEGKLPIIGSGGIFNAEDAYEKIRAGASLVEIYTALIYEGPELNREVHRGLLDLLHRDGFSHISEAVGADHR
- a CDS encoding RsmB/NOP family class I SAM-dependent RNA methyltransferase, producing the protein MSMTALPDSFCERMIAMLGEKEGQTFLNSYAMPRTYGLRINTLKIKPGSPAQRDIIQRFGLEGIPWCEEGFYYDEDKRPGKHAYHAAGLYYIQEPSAMSAVELLDPQPGEAVLDLAAAPGGKTTQIAMKMNGKGLLISNEIHPQRAKILAENVERFGVRNAVVTQAAPGELSSRFPLAFDRIMLDAPCSGEGMFRKDPDAIAEWSEQSVEFCAARQWDILQDAVAMLKPGGQLAYSTCTFNREENEETIARLLAHYPDMTLVAEKRIWPHRHKGEGHYVALLQRKSGGDEKMGALAASSPAFRAEPDKARPKSKPHGKKRSNGKNSEKNTAAAYEAFTDWAESELPGFGGWLGDRAGEGIPILFGELLYLLPFSTELQLTPDILAGLKIPRAGLHLGDYKKGRFQPAHALAMAIRPADAALTWTLKPDSPELAAYLHGDTLAVPADYRGWCLVTMECGGGGGFPLGWGKASGGQLKNHLPKGLRQLSV
- a CDS encoding ferredoxin yields the protein MAKYTWVEKDTCIACGACGATAPDIYDYDDEGLAEVIYNNDGNRGVTEIPEDLHDDLQDASDGCPTDSIKIADTPFNMEG